The window GTCGGACATGGCAATGTTTCAGACCGAGCCACACCAGGCTGTGCTGCCAGGAGTGCGTTCAGAGATCGGCTGGATCAGCATTTCGGCTGGTGCAACGTCGGAAGCTTTTTCTAACGACTAGCCCGTCTTGTTTTAGGTTTCTTTTGGCTCAATCTGACACCCCAATAGCCTTTTCCAGGAGTGTGGTCCCGCAAAGCTAGCCTCAGAACTGAATCTGCGAGCAACTGGCTGGCCCGAAGTCGGACACCAGTTTTGAAGATGGTAGGGCCGAGTAGTCATACACCAGTCGGTCAAATTCAGCAGACACTTCAGAAAGCTGACCCAGCAGATTCAGAAGTGTCTGAGTCCCAAGAACTTCCCATCCCTTGCAAGGTGAGGGTAGTGTAGAACCAATTAAGGTACAAGTGCAGGACCAGCCCTATTCCACCAACTACTTCGACCCCAAAAAGTTGGAGGGGCATTCGATCCAGTTCCTGATATATACTGGTTGCAATACAAACTTACTAAGCAAGCAATGGTTTCGCAAGCTCTTTCTGAGCGCGGAAGACTTGTTGGCGTAGAGTGACAGCCACACTCTCATGGCCGACCCAGCGGTCATTTCACGGAGTTGTGCGACTGGCCATATGGCTTCAGGATGTAAACATTGCGGTGGTCTTTGTGATGAGCCACATCAGTGAGGATGCCATCCTAAAAATGTCATTCTTGGTGGCACACCAGTATACCATCAAGTTTCAACAGCCCTAGTCTCCATAGATGAGTGCCTTCCTGACCTGCATTGACAGACATAGCCAGCTATTGCTCAGTAAAGTCCAAGTGGTGCAAGATACGGTCGTGTCTGCCAGTACACAGCTGTCTCGTGCTGTTTGACCACCAGGAACTACTGCCCATTATGGGTAATAAAGGGCTATTCGGATGGGACACTATTGGCTACAAGCTCGAACCAGCCTGGGCCAAAAATAAGCGTAGTTACCTCTTGCCTCACCCTCCCGGACCAACCCCTACACCCCCGAGGCGGCACCACATTCGGCACTTACGCATGAGTGGAAGGCTACTAGGTGGATAATGAACCACCTCCCTTCGGCTGAGGTATAGCACCACCGAGTACGAATTTGCCAAATGTAGGGGTGCCAGTCCGCCTGGAGAACCTGTTTGCAGCAGCATAGCAGAACTGTACAAAAGCTGGAACAGGCTAAGCGAATGGCATGGCTGCTGACATGTTAGCAGGGTTCGTTCAGCACCGGCAATGGAGAGTTTGTACGGACCTCCAAAAAGTAAATCGTTCTAGACCACGGAAGAAAGAGACCTGAGCCATCCGGCAGCCTCACGGTCGGTTGGAACCGCATAAAGAGGCAAAGACCGATCGTCAAGTGCAAAAGCTGCTGGGCAAAGGACTCATTGAGCCATTGAGTCACTCTGAATAGCTGGCCGCTTCCCTAAAGAGCCAACAGCAAAGTCGGTCACTGTGGACAAACATGTACTCATGGGAGGCCGCCCGAAGAGGAGAGCAGATTCGTCTGAGCCCAAGCCGACTCGGAAATCGCAGGTTACTTCTGTGCGACTGAACCAACCTGGATCTCCTGAGCCTTGGGCTGCGAAAACCGTCTCCCTAAAAAGACAAAATAGAACTGACACGAGCAGCCGCCTGCCAGACCGAAGGACTACGTGGAGTAGCCGCCGATATGAGTCGGAGTCTCACGGCGAGAGGTTGACTTGTCTCCTCAGAGCCCCGACAACCGACGAGTCCCTCTACCATCGGCAGGAGGAAAGAGCCTGTCAGTTACTGAAAGACAGTCAGCACTGGCAGGCTCTGGCCTTTTGTACTGCCAGCCTGGTACAGACCTAGAGACAGAAGAAACGGCTTAGCTTCCGTCGAGTCCGAGGTATGGCGGCTGGAGTTTGGGGCGCGGACAGCACTGGCTTTGGTCCCAGCTACTCTCCAGCCCCTAGAACCTCCACTGGGGGGAGAGTGTGGCGGCAGAGCACCGTGACCAGGGTAAGCTGCCCAGTCGATCCTGCAGCCGACAGCGCGACCAGGCTGAGTCTCGGCACAGCGCGAGACTCGACCATAGGTGAGGGAACTCAGCCTACTAAGAGGAGCCAACAAAGAACCAAATGGAGCCAACAAGGAACTGATGCACCAATATGATACGACAAAATCAGAAGAAAAGAATAAAGGCAGAGATAGCGGTAGTCTCTGTTTGTTGTTTACTGTAAAAGCACATTGTTCACatttactcatatatatatatatacagtcaaacatggataactcgcccacgaatagctcgaacacatggttaattcgaacggtttctttggtccgttcccacgtaatgataaattgctatagataattCGAAcgcaacactgttaattcgaactgtttttttgcccaacggctaccgaaacggttgttatcgctttagaaaatcactttattcaaagccatagaggtaaacctcatcttttcgtaattcataagcaatgttattaccaccatcggcaaaataattttgtcaacgacttttctaaaggtttggtcaaatttgatttatactgctatacgattaatagcacgggcttgccgggtcacgcgcgcaaggattttcgccacgcacatacaaaacaaaaacagcatgttgttttgtatgtgcgtggcgaaaatccttgagtgcgtgacccggatagcccgtgacgaatagttttccgacgttaattccgtgttgaatcaacgtcggaacgttgaatgtttaaaacgtcttaaaagatgtttttattaaacgtatatgttgtcttagctaaaaaaaactattcatcgtttgacctaaacacagaatacgtgtgtacattcaataagtatccattcaaaaagcgtgagtgatatacaatgtaccgttaaacctcgtaaaacttttaattgaactgcctcgaagtgttgctcttaacgaatcccaggtaaagtaagggatttttctttggtaattttttcttgaagttgcataaacttcaagaaaaatcggcaaaattgatcgtgggtaaaaccccaaaagaaaaaaatgtcttttcttttgagcatttcaacaacgatcaagttttgccaatgtcaatctgaaaaacgtcctggcaataacatcacctcaaacaacaaaccaatctcaagtgatagaaaaatctctatactttttcatgaaaacgttttaaactttacattagaagcatttaatttgaaacaagccatttgtgcttttgatttatattatagtttgtatatgtacatgtatctactaataaataagtaaatatatggacttgtgacagtgctctgataacttgaacgctctgataattcgaacacttttgctcggtcccttgaagttcgagttatccatgtttgactgtatatatatttgtgaaatatatattcCTATTGTTGCTTGGTGTATTTATtcttgtggagcagtaaaggaaaccggcagtttcctttacattaCCTAACATGACTGCTTTTTAACTGACATGTTAATAAAACATGCCTATAAAATGTAGTTTCGATATACCATAAACCAGTGGTTCCCAGCCTGGGGGAATTCCCCCAGGAAGGAATTTGGCATTTCAAAGGGGgagttttagtttttatttcgcATTTTGCAAACATGCTTTTAAGCCTTAGCAAAATCTTAGATGTTTTTTCTGTTCTCATTCCttttctattacatgtatattctggcTGAGGTAGACCAAGTACCTTTTACTGTACATTCATTGTAATACAGTctgtatgtactgtacatgtaatAATCTTTGCTAACAATTTGAAAAATTCTACTAAGCCAGCTTGACCATAATTGATGACCTTAGTAACTAAGGTGAAACTAAGGCTTAGTTTGACATTGTGCTGCTCACAGTGCACATTTATTTGACACAAGGACACACTCACTTATCAACTACTGCATcacatgtaaaagaaaaaaatctgtaaGATTCTTTGTAGAAGTATAATTACTTGTATGCTCACATTATTGTTTCCTATTATCACTCATGTTATTTTTTACTTGCTTTACTGCAAATAAGTCACATAATCATGCATCTATAGTAttagattaaataaaaaatattaatacagtcACAGATGATTATTATTGCACAAACAGATACTAAGTGGTTTATAATAATTTTCAGCCGCCGCTTTAGTTTTACAACATATAAATTAGTGCAAGATGTCAAAGGCAAAGAAACGAACCTACACTGAGAGTTACTTGGATTATGGGTTTTCGTATCTTATGAAAAACGGCCTTCGGCTTCCGCAATGTGTGATATGCCTGAAGACTTTCTCAAATGACTCCATGAAACCCTTTCAGTTGAAGCAATGCTTGCAAAGAATTCCCCCACACTAGCTGAGAACAACCGGGATTACTTGTAGTCCAAAGAGCGGCAAGTAAAGAGAAGTAGACTTGATGCGAGTGGAGATCTCTATGCTCATAGTAATGCACTTATTACAGCGTCATACGCTGTTTCCTACCATATTGCTCAGTGTAAAAAGCCACATACAATAGGAAAGACCCTGATCAAGCCATGTATGTTAGACTGTGCACCAATAGTACTTGGAAAACCAGCTGGGCAAAAATTTCAAGACCTACCATCAAACTATACTGTGAAACGACGCATTGATGATATTGCAGCAAATATTGAAGAGAAAGTAGTTGCTAAGATTAAAGCATCCCCATTTTGGGCCATACAGCTTGATGAGTCAACTGATTTTGCGAGTTTTTCCCAGCTATTGGTGTATGGTAGATATGTGCATGACACATCCATTGAAGAGgagtttctgttttgtcagcccTTGCTTAAAACAACTTCAGCAAGAGATGCGttgaaaatagttgaaaatttcCTTGAAAAGGCCAAGTTAGGTTGGGAGAAGTTAATAAGTGTATGCACTGATGGAGCATCTGCTATGTTAGGATGTAGATCAAGCTTTGTAAAACAGATCAAGCAGAAGAACCCTGATATAGAAGGAGTGCAGTGCTTTATTCACTGTGAAGCATTGGCATCAAAAACTCTTCCACAAGCGTTGAAATCAAACTTGGATGTGAACATAAAAGTTGTGAATTACATCAAAGAATCAGCACTAAATACCAAATTATTCTCAGCACTATGTTTTGAAAATGATGTCGTGTTTACAACTTTGTTATTTCATAGTGAGGTGGTTGTCCAAGGGAAACATGTTAGGCAGGCTTTTTGAGCTACATCCGAGGTTATGAAATTTCTTGAAAGTAAAAGCCAGCATGAACTTTTAGCAGCCATGAAAGCTGATAACTATGTATTTGAGACTGCATACCTAGTTGATACATTTGCCTCGCTAAACAAATTGAACTTGAAGTTACAAGGGAGCAATCATCTTGCCTTTCATTacagcattgatgctttcaaagcaAAGCTGGTACTGTGGCATACACAAACCTGCACTGGGAACATGGTATCCTTTTCCACGCCCACTGAATTATTGGAAGACAAAACCTGCTCCTGGTAGTTTAGTGGCAACCATTATTGAATACCTGCCTGATCTCATAACAGAATTTGGGTGCTACTTCCCAGAGCTACCTTCATAAAAAAGAAGATGCTCAACATCACACGAAATCCATTTCAACAAAAATTCCAGAGGAGCTATAATAGCAGTTTGTTGAGTTGGTTAACATTTCTGCACTAAAAGATAATCCCAGATCAATGTCTATTGACTAGTTTTGGTTCTCAGCAAGAAAAAATTTTCCACTCATTGCTGAAAATGCAATAAAGCTTCTGATGCCATTTAGCTGTACCAACCTACGCAAAGTAGGATTTTCATGAATGCTGCACCGCAAAAATTAGAAAAGAAATTGACTTGACCTTGAGAGCGACTTGAGATGtgcattataaaaaaaaacaaagcctGATTTGTGTAAACTTGCACAGAGGCATCAGCAGGAGCGGTCTCATTAGAATTCATATTCTCACCCCATACCCATTGAGTGTACCGGAATAACAGTAATGTTGAAgtgatttattactatataagcTACAGtcagttatttaacaaataaatacatgtatatatgctgctGACCTACATATGTGTACCTGTGTAGCCCTCTCAGTGAATACAatatagtataggttcacaCTCCACATTTCCCAGGGGggaatttatatttaaaaattttgcaaaggggtaaaagcaaaaaaaaggtGGGAACCACTGCCATAAACCCTTTGAATGaatgctacctctatttgaaaaccacttccaattgaccaccaccctgagagaaaggttgaaaaataggcCGTCgctctctaattgaacaccacctctatttgaccgccactttgacattatttgatctttacgagctcATAATATGACCTGATCAGTAGAAGAATGTCCCCAAAATcttattaataatgaatagtatatatcaataacaattaattctctcgttttCCAATTTCGAAGCTTTGCGTTGTTTTcgtcaaaactttgaaagcaacagcatagcaataactaataacggtctcaggctagtggTAGCTCTCTGACtaacgcggtctttctacttcgaagtagcctatATATATGAATACGTGTTAAAtctacgatggtagatgaactttcagagCAACGCTATagaattactgtctcaggctaatagtggttccttgtttaacgggATCCTGATAGTACTTCAAAGTAACAGtgtaaaaagtataaaaaatggtttaaatttacaaaggtagatggaactttgaaagcaacaccatagaaataactactaactatCTCACggtaatagtagttctttgtttaacgcggtcttaataTTTCtaaggacatgcatataaaaaccggttcgcAAGTTTTGTACTAAAGGTTACGTTTATTGTGgtcaaaacttttacgcattgcattctTGCTAAATGCAGGGCGTGAAAGTTTTGCCGTGCCCAAAAATAATATGGACTAGTTCAGCAGCGTAGAAGATTTGAGGCCGCAAGATATTGTAGAAGATATTGGACagctagaagatgttcgtttcatcgaaagcaacaaccGGAATGCAGCTATCTGTGCAAACAACGGAAATAATTTTGCTTTAAAACCGTTAATTTTAGTTTCTGCATGTAACAGAAgtgtggttcgtttatgtcacttgatCATGAATTTGTATAGTTGTATCATTTGACAGATGATTGTTGTATACCTTTTAAGTATGTAGaattatagcatgttatttaattgCATCCccgcggctatcttaacacagcATACAATGGATCGGTGCTCATAACTCCCCTTTtagtgcacataaaaagctagttttggctgcaacatggagcaaacatatcagtgagtgcaacgagtttttattcaacaattttcaatatagatataaaataaaaatgttttaaaatttggaATGAATTGAAatttccaacaaattgcaaaaaaggacacaggctataatatgatcacaggtcaattgcaagcaatagatatcaactggtagatgTATTTTTCGGTTTtttgatgcacatttattaagagatgtttgacaagttagaggtagcTTAGGAGATTTATAGccttcaaaatgtttaatatcgggCCACCAGAAAAAGGggacaaaatataggcgacatttgcttCATCCGTGatgggctaaatttattttttgaaaattttgacaagccatttgaaaaatagcccaccagcctctatttgaatgccgccctcaattgactgccactttagaggagaggttgaaaaatagagatcaGATTTAGAGCGCCAATTTAGAGCACGTAAGAGCAATAGAGCACATAATTTCTTTTGTAATGACCAgccttttatttattatattatcatcAACAAAAATCGTAACAGCAAAAAAATACAACTGAAGCAAAAATTGATACAAATATACAAGTATGACTCTCACTCAACAAGTTCTGGAATTACACCGCAACTGCATTATAATGGATATTTCAAAAAACATTTGAGAGACAAGATTGAGAGACAAGATTTCTTGCTGTCTACACACGCGAAAGAGAGCTCTTGAAAAGCTAGAAAGGAATGATTTCAAAAGTACCAAGATATGCTACTCTGAGCTGGTTTGGTTATGTATGAAAAATTATCTTAGTTTTACGAATGATGTATGTGATTGGGACAGAATTGCAGTATGCACTTCACTAAGCAGTAACTTTTCAAGCAGCGAAGTATTCAGGGTGCAGACTCTAAATGAGACTCTAAAATCTGTAAAAATGTATGACCACAAACAGATCACAAGCTTCAAAGTGAGCAAGCAGCTGTTGGCCTGCTGAGTGCCAATAAATGATCTAAGACAACGTAGTTTTAACTATAAAAATGACATGAAAAGAGCACAGCGAGTAGGTATCAACCAAGATAACTTGCAGATGCCAAACAAACTTACCAAACCTGGAGTGGGGAAaggagtgagagtctattttTGGGGCAATGAAAACGCGTGGATTTAATAAgtggggtaaattttcatagcgtATAAAAGCACCACAGCGAAAGACAATATAACTTCACATGGAAACTACATTTTGTGGAGGTGGAAGTTATTGATAGATGAGATTGCCAcagatatgtatatacatagttgtttattagtagtaagtatatgattactacttgaagattggggcaaaaaaacaggtttgcttgggtaaaaggggcaattgcgtgacacgggcgtgagatgcgtgaggcatggggcaattacgtgagtctcacgcccaatgcgtgagagttggcaggtatgatgcCAAAAGTGAGAGTGGTGTCATTTCACTCTAAGCAATCTTGCTTGAAAATCAAAAATTTGACAGAATTTAAGACTGCACTCAACAACTACGCAAACGGTTTACTCAGACAATGCCCACACAAACCTCAAACTAACATCAAAGCAAATACCTAGCTTTTTAGATAAGCATTTGAAAAATGTTCTATATCATCGTCTGCAAAAAGGTTAATAGGAAAAATACAAGTGAAACAACAACCAATAAAATGGTTGTTGTTAAAACAGTTACGCCGAATATCTTAAAACAAGTTGAAAGTCTCTGAGATCAGTTACTGCATAATTCCAAAATTACAGTTAGCTGATTAGCTACATTTACTTAGTGACCAAACATCGCtaataaaagtttatttatagCAATCTCCAACTATGCACTCCTGACTAAAGAATTTTAATTTGTCATTCAACGGCATTGCTTTTCCCTAAAAAAATTAAGAACACGtataaagcaatattttataaattaacaATCATGTAATGTGATTACATGATGATGCCGGAATGTCTTTTAATTCACGCGCATTAGTCGCTGCTATTGCGAGGTGGTAAAGTTAGGACAGCGGAAAATGTTTCATAACGATGCCAAACTAAATACGTATCGACATCATATTTGACCATAAATAAGGTCTATATTTCAACATGTAAAATCTAGGGCATATTCAATGTTCCGAGCAAAGATATACGGAAATGTAAAACGATGCGACATTCTAACCGCTGCAGAGAACAATCATCTCGTCTGTCAATCCGGGTAAACTGCAGGGGAATTTCCCCGAAGACAAACCCATCCACTACACCAAAATGGTCAATCAACTCTACGCGTCAAGGGGCAGTTTCATTATGTTCAAAAAGTTAACCATTTCGTAAAGCGCGAAGAACAGTGGTTccaaaccatagatatagtaaaccctagattggcgaatagctatcctTACAATGGAgtaaaagtgaggcctataattggctgttgttttcacgacgtcacgtcgtagtgatgtgcatcgcagtatcaaagccttcaattgagcaataagtttagtagtggaagcacgcttggtatgttagtttttaagtcataaacgtaacaataagaccaaattctcagtgaaatgtcatcagaagagaccacaacaccccaggtatttcctcaattgcccataacaagacctcaattgcccataacaagacagaacttcaactcaaaacaagaaatTCTCAACAatataagctatctatgccgattaaagacaccaagctgaaagctgctagtgaaaaataataggaaaatcatcatcatttcgtcattggttttgagtcagcagccaaatctgtacatggcattgctcaatatcttttcagcaactacccttacatcaactacctCCTAACCTtcaagatcaaccaggatcacattgagattctgttttccacaatacgatctaagggtggctataatcATAACctggatgtgcagtgctttagatctgcacttcgagcactgctcataaaagcagatatcacaccgtcccaatgctaactgtactgatctggatgtgagcagggctgaaaaaaactggccaactcctgctatattctctggctagaaaaaaaaagaaagaagagacaaaagctgaggaaggtgaagatgaggagttcggtgatgaggttttttttctaactcaaatgtgatgagtgtatcaagttcttgaccgatgtaaaagtagtgggaagtagaaatagtgatgacataactctaatctcagttaaaaacagaggaggattgatgaccagattgataggcctagtatgtataatatgtattgttgcagaaaagtgcctacgttcacacatggagagctatggtatcacacagagagctttcaAACAAgcaacatcacagacaataacatatatgtcttattacataacctcaatcaaggttttacatgtacagtgcatgccaacagtctactcaaaactatagtaaatcgctttactaaaatcagaatacactatgctgcttcaaagcaggaatctagttcaaccaaccttagacaaaaactatctcgtctagttattttcagtcatgtctaatgggtgtttaataaagtggtccagcgtaactgcttctaaatctcgtttgattcatcagtttgttattagtttaacttCTATTTGggcactctttgtattatcaatgatatagaagcttctaaatcattggtattattcattaccatgtgtgtaagattcttgcctttctcatccaaagtcattacagtcatacttcgacttacgagcttaatgcattcagagactgagctcgtatgtcaatttactcgcatgttggtgcaatttatttatatatagaacaattaaatatatattgattggtttctatactctaaaaatgcaaataaaacactcaaaacaatatattgtaacagaaagaacatgttggttattgttctaacttaccacatgctttcaaaaagcaacatataaaaaataatgcaaggaaatgtgattaattaaaatgtaaaattaaatacatacaatagcagctaacgctagcatttgccagagagggagagataagttatccttcattacaacagttgactttgataaatttggaatttatccaagtcttaaaagacaaacttaaaagcaaacataAATGCAAACTtaaatctttaacttaacataattaaaattttttcagcgttcatagttttaagtttctcgcttgttagctaatttttcttttgtttcgctctcactaccagccggccgttttaagagaaacctatctaaggacatttgtctttgtcgccctttcaacatgttgcgatcaggacgaacacaggtgtcgtcaccaagagttaatgcacgaccactagtcAACTTGtctgaatgtctatttttatagtcttgatagatagcaccagcctttttacgtagcatcgtttcagttacactgtcaccggccaattgtttg of the Watersipora subatra chromosome 4, tzWatSuba1.1, whole genome shotgun sequence genome contains:
- the LOC137394072 gene encoding protein FAM200C-like → MAAGVWGADSTGFGPSYSPAPRTSTGGRVWRQSTVTRVSCPVDPAADSATRLSLGTARDSTIASYAVSYHIAQCKKPHTIGKTLIKPCMLDCAPIVLGKPAGQKFQDLPSNYTVKRRIDDIAANIEEKVVAKIKASPFWAIQLDESTDFASFSQLLVYGRYVHDTSIEEEFLFCQPLLKTTSARDALKIVENFLEKAKLGWEKLISVCTDGASAMLGCRSSFVKQIKQKNPDIEGVQCFIHCEALASKTLPQALKSNLDVNIKVVNYIKESALNTKLFSALCFENDVVFTTLLFHSEVVVQGKHVRQAF